In Flavivirga abyssicola, the following are encoded in one genomic region:
- a CDS encoding rhomboid family protein gives MTSLSQDIKDKLSRLNVLEKIIVVNTIIFVTGYILTKTLNLPEGTSLNWLELPSDFSDFIVKFWTIITYAFSHYDFWHLFFNMLWLYFIGRMLLNLFSPKMALNVYFLGAMSGGLLYMLCYTMFSNVFQANSQLIGASAAIRALLIFLCAYMPNQEIRFFTFNLKLWYVGLAIVIIDVIGLFSGINNPLEGNPGGYLAHLGGVLLGYFYAKQLLKGNDIGRGFEGLVDMIFGFFKSSKKGPLKTVHKNKSKVGGYTKADFKEFNNQKKIDVILDKISKSGYDSLTAEEKEFLFRAGK, from the coding sequence ATGACGTCGCTCTCTCAAGACATAAAAGACAAATTGTCTAGGCTTAATGTTCTAGAAAAAATTATAGTTGTTAACACCATAATTTTTGTAACAGGTTATATACTTACTAAAACTTTAAACCTTCCTGAGGGAACTAGTTTAAATTGGTTGGAGTTACCAAGTGATTTTTCTGATTTTATAGTAAAGTTCTGGACCATTATAACCTACGCTTTCTCACATTACGATTTTTGGCATCTTTTTTTTAACATGCTTTGGTTGTATTTTATAGGACGTATGCTTTTAAATCTATTTAGCCCCAAAATGGCACTTAATGTTTATTTTTTAGGTGCTATGTCAGGAGGTTTATTGTATATGTTATGCTATACAATGTTTTCTAATGTGTTTCAAGCTAACTCACAACTAATAGGTGCTTCAGCTGCAATTAGAGCTTTATTGATTTTTCTTTGCGCATATATGCCCAATCAAGAGATTCGCTTTTTTACATTTAATTTAAAACTCTGGTATGTAGGCTTAGCTATTGTAATTATTGATGTCATTGGATTATTTTCTGGGATTAATAACCCTTTAGAGGGGAACCCAGGGGGGTATTTAGCACACCTTGGAGGTGTTTTACTGGGGTATTTTTATGCAAAACAATTATTAAAGGGTAATGATATAGGCAGAGGTTTTGAAGGCTTAGTAGATATGATTTTTGGGTTTTTTAAATCATCGAAAAAAGGACCTTTAAAAACGGTTCACAAAAATAAATCGAAGGTTGGAGGATATACTAAAGCTGATTTTAAAGAGTTTAATAATCAGAAGAAAATAGACGTTATTCTAGATAAGATAAGTAAAAGTGGTTATGATAGTTTAACTGCCGAGGAAAAGGAATTTTTATTTAGAGCTGGAAAATAG
- the ribH gene encoding 6,7-dimethyl-8-ribityllumazine synthase has protein sequence MATVNKNLSDYDKTTIPNANKFRFGIVVSEWNDTVTEGLYEGAYNTLIENGVSPNNIIRWDVPGSFELIYGCKKMQEQMVNAVIAIGSVIQGETKHFDFVCEAVSQGIKDLNVTRETPVIFCVLTDNNMQQAIERSGGKHGNKGTEAAVAAIKMAELRKNS, from the coding sequence ATGGCTACGGTAAATAAAAATTTATCCGATTACGATAAAACAACAATCCCAAACGCGAATAAATTTCGGTTTGGGATTGTTGTTTCTGAGTGGAATGACACGGTGACAGAAGGGCTTTATGAAGGTGCTTATAATACTTTAATAGAAAATGGTGTCTCTCCAAATAATATTATTAGATGGGATGTGCCAGGCAGTTTTGAACTTATTTATGGCTGTAAAAAAATGCAAGAGCAAATGGTAAATGCAGTTATAGCCATTGGTAGTGTTATACAAGGAGAAACAAAACATTTCGATTTTGTTTGTGAAGCGGTATCTCAAGGTATAAAAGACTTAAATGTAACCAGAGAAACGCCTGTAATATTCTGTGTCCTTACAGATAATAATATGCAGCAAGCCATAGAGCGCTCAGGCGGGAAACATGGTAATAAAGGTACCGAAGCTGCTGTTGCTGCCATTAAAATGGCAGAACTGCGTAAGAATAGCTAG
- a CDS encoding riboflavin synthase subunit beta → MGILKLRKNKKFSYTPRYFDDKGEGNPFEIKHKFDEHRTTVGSNKGLKAKFNNALDDLKNNPDREVNRRVLIIVGILVLIFLFIIDFDLSIFFSK, encoded by the coding sequence ATGGGAATTTTAAAATTACGGAAAAACAAAAAGTTTAGTTATACACCGCGTTATTTTGATGATAAAGGAGAAGGGAATCCTTTTGAAATTAAGCATAAGTTTGATGAGCATAGGACGACCGTTGGTAGTAATAAGGGTTTAAAAGCAAAATTTAATAATGCTTTAGATGATTTAAAAAATAATCCGGACAGAGAAGTTAACAGACGTGTTTTAATAATTGTTGGTATTCTTGTTTTAATATTTCTTTTTATTATCGATTTCGATTTATCTATATTCTTTTCAAAGTAA
- the mutL gene encoding DNA mismatch repair endonuclease MutL: protein MADIIQLLPDHVANQIAAGEVVQRPASVVKELLENAIDAGASTIKLIVKDAGKTLIQVIDDGKGMSVTDARLSFERHATSKIRSADDLFQLHTKGFRGEALASIAAIAHVELKTKQEQDDVGTAIVIEGSNVASQEVVVTPKGTSISVKNLFFNIPARRNFLKSNTVELRHVIDEFHRVALAHPNISFVLYNNGSESFNLPISNYRQRIVNIFGNKTNEKLVPVEEDTEVLKISGFVGKPEFAKKTRGEQYFFVNNRFIKSAYLNHAIASAFDGLLKSGTHPSYFLNLDVDPQTIDINIHPTKTEIKFDDEHTLYALLRSAVKHSLGQFNIAPVLDFERDPNLDTPYDYKSSETKAPKVEVDRSFNPFQEETKSRTTTAYKKEPAASWENLYVGLESKGTKTHQDFSEVHFESEESTPSIFDDEKQIEQANTTYQLHNKYIVSTIKSGMLVIDQHRAHQRILYEELLKNMTVKEAVSQQLLFPLQLHFSTQEITIVKQLKDDLENTGFVFSNFNDESLEITGVPVSVPESEVSIILEQLISDVENEVPDSNFSATDLLAKSMAKSLAIKTGQSLQKDEQEHLVNKLFACKEPNISPTNRSTFITLSVDELDKKFL from the coding sequence ATGGCAGACATTATCCAGCTTTTACCCGATCATGTAGCTAATCAAATAGCAGCAGGAGAGGTCGTACAACGTCCGGCATCGGTTGTAAAAGAGTTGTTAGAAAACGCTATTGATGCGGGAGCTTCAACTATTAAACTTATAGTAAAGGATGCGGGAAAAACATTAATTCAAGTTATTGATGATGGTAAAGGGATGAGTGTTACGGATGCCCGGTTAAGTTTCGAGCGTCATGCTACCTCTAAAATTCGCAGTGCTGATGATTTATTTCAATTGCATACAAAAGGGTTTCGTGGAGAGGCTTTGGCGAGTATAGCGGCCATTGCACATGTAGAATTAAAAACAAAGCAAGAGCAAGATGATGTAGGAACTGCCATTGTGATTGAAGGTAGTAATGTAGCATCCCAAGAGGTTGTAGTAACGCCAAAAGGGACATCTATTTCTGTAAAAAATCTTTTCTTTAATATTCCAGCACGACGTAATTTTTTAAAGTCGAATACCGTTGAATTACGCCATGTTATTGATGAATTTCACCGTGTGGCTTTAGCACATCCCAATATTAGTTTTGTCTTATATAACAATGGAAGCGAATCTTTTAATTTGCCAATTAGTAATTACAGACAGCGTATTGTAAATATTTTTGGGAATAAAACGAATGAAAAACTAGTCCCTGTAGAAGAAGATACCGAGGTTTTAAAAATTTCAGGATTTGTTGGTAAACCTGAATTTGCTAAGAAAACAAGAGGCGAACAGTATTTTTTCGTAAACAATCGCTTTATTAAAAGTGCCTATTTAAATCATGCTATTGCTTCTGCATTTGATGGGTTATTAAAAAGTGGGACACATCCAAGCTATTTTTTAAATTTAGATGTAGACCCGCAAACTATCGATATTAATATACATCCAACTAAAACAGAAATTAAGTTTGATGACGAGCATACTTTGTATGCCTTGTTGCGTTCTGCAGTAAAGCATAGTTTGGGGCAATTTAATATAGCGCCTGTTTTGGATTTTGAACGTGACCCTAATCTTGATACGCCGTATGATTATAAAAGTAGTGAAACGAAGGCTCCTAAAGTTGAGGTAGATCGTAGTTTTAATCCGTTTCAGGAAGAAACAAAATCTAGAACAACTACTGCTTATAAAAAAGAACCTGCTGCAAGTTGGGAAAATTTATATGTTGGGTTAGAATCTAAAGGCACAAAAACGCATCAGGATTTTAGTGAAGTGCATTTTGAAAGTGAAGAATCTACACCTTCTATTTTTGATGATGAAAAGCAAATAGAGCAAGCTAATACAACCTATCAACTTCATAATAAATATATTGTTAGTACTATTAAATCGGGGATGTTGGTTATAGATCAGCATCGGGCTCATCAACGTATTTTATATGAAGAGCTTCTAAAGAATATGACAGTTAAAGAAGCAGTGAGTCAGCAATTATTATTTCCACTTCAGCTACATTTTTCAACACAGGAAATTACAATTGTAAAGCAATTAAAAGATGATTTAGAAAATACAGGGTTTGTATTTTCTAACTTTAATGATGAATCTCTTGAAATAACAGGTGTTCCAGTTTCGGTTCCTGAAAGCGAAGTGTCCATTATTTTAGAACAATTAATTAGCGATGTAGAAAATGAAGTGCCGGATAGTAATTTTAGTGCTACCGATTTATTAGCCAAGTCTATGGCTAAAAGTTTGGCTATTAAAACAGGGCAATCGCTACAGAAAGATGAACAGGAACATTTGGTAAATAAACTGTTTGCTTGTAAAGAACCAAACATTTCGCCTACTAACAGGTCAACATTTATTACATTAAGCGTTGATGAATTGGATAAAAAATTTTTATAG
- a CDS encoding DUF5683 domain-containing protein, translating into MPSKFLIASIFAFLFCFSTIAQEKEKKRKKLPKEVVIDSIIEVKNPINPLSPAKAAFYSAILPGLGQAYNKKYWKIPLVYGAIGTGIYFYVRNNKEYNRYRDAYKRRLAGFEDDEFYFSNGVRLSQPRVTTESLERGQKFFRKNKEIALLVTVGLYALNIIDANVDAHLLQYNVDERLSLAPHYRFNEFDATSNLGLTLNFKF; encoded by the coding sequence GTGCCAAGTAAATTTCTTATAGCTAGCATTTTTGCATTTTTATTTTGTTTTTCAACAATAGCACAAGAAAAAGAAAAGAAAAGAAAAAAACTTCCGAAAGAAGTCGTTATAGATTCTATTATAGAAGTTAAAAATCCTATCAACCCCTTATCTCCAGCCAAAGCGGCATTCTATTCAGCGATATTACCTGGGTTGGGACAAGCCTACAATAAGAAGTACTGGAAAATTCCATTAGTTTATGGTGCTATTGGTACAGGTATTTATTTTTATGTAAGAAATAACAAAGAGTATAATAGATATAGAGATGCTTACAAGAGAAGATTAGCCGGTTTTGAAGATGATGAATTTTATTTCTCTAATGGTGTACGGTTATCACAACCAAGAGTTACTACAGAAAGTTTAGAACGAGGTCAAAAGTTTTTTAGAAAAAACAAAGAAATCGCACTTCTAGTAACGGTTGGTCTCTATGCTTTAAATATAATTGACGCTAATGTTGATGCCCATTTATTACAATACAATGTAGATGAAAGGCTATCATTGGCACCGCATTACAGATTTAACGAATTTGATGCAACTAGCAATCTTGGATTAACTTTAAATTTTAAATTTTAA
- the lepB gene encoding signal peptidase I: protein MTLTQWFIFILIIQVIHGLGTWKLYVKAGKQAWEAFVPVYNGVVLMKIINRPWWWVILLFLPIVNLIMFPVVWVETARSFGKNMPIDTFLAVATLGLYNYYLNYMADVSYVEDRSLQPKTSREDWVSSILFAIVAATIVHTYFIQPFTIPSSSLEKSLLVGDFLFVSKFHYGARIPMTTVAAPMVHDTIPKLGTKSYLFNDNFEERKTSWTNKLQLPYLRLPGFEKIDRNEIVVFNQPADTLLDMNDFHPDRNYYKPIDKKTNLVKRCVAIAGDSLEVRNGYVYINGKQNVLPDRAHLQFSYHVQPKTSQFNPKYLKDRYDITDGFGIINQQNTYYFSAISDEALAKFKNHPNVASITPNKREKGVRDPNIFPHDPNYKWNVDFFGPLYIPEEGKTIDINLEVLPLYKRVITEYEGNTLRVEGNQIFINGEVANTYTFKQNYYWMMGDNRHNSIDARAWGFVPFDHVVGKPVFIWMSWDGLKNPRWERFFTTVSGSGKATSFLIPFLVLLFGWIGFSKWRARKKANS, encoded by the coding sequence ATGACACTTACGCAATGGTTTATATTCATATTGATTATTCAAGTAATTCATGGCTTAGGTACTTGGAAACTATATGTAAAAGCAGGTAAACAAGCTTGGGAAGCTTTTGTACCCGTTTATAATGGCGTAGTTTTAATGAAAATCATAAATCGCCCTTGGTGGTGGGTTATCTTATTATTTTTACCAATAGTAAACCTTATCATGTTTCCTGTTGTATGGGTAGAAACTGCGAGAAGTTTTGGTAAAAACATGCCCATAGACACCTTTTTAGCCGTTGCAACACTAGGCCTTTATAATTATTATTTAAATTATATGGCAGATGTTAGTTATGTTGAGGACAGAAGCCTTCAGCCTAAAACATCAAGAGAAGATTGGGTAAGTTCCATTTTGTTCGCCATCGTTGCGGCTACAATTGTGCACACATATTTTATACAACCTTTTACAATACCATCATCATCATTAGAAAAATCTTTATTAGTTGGCGATTTCCTTTTTGTAAGCAAATTTCATTATGGAGCCAGAATACCTATGACAACCGTAGCAGCGCCTATGGTACATGATACTATTCCAAAATTAGGAACAAAATCATACCTATTCAATGATAACTTTGAAGAAAGAAAAACCTCATGGACAAATAAATTACAGTTACCATATTTAAGATTGCCAGGATTTGAAAAGATTGACAGAAATGAAATAGTCGTTTTTAACCAACCAGCAGATACATTACTGGATATGAATGACTTTCATCCAGACAGAAACTACTATAAACCCATTGATAAAAAAACCAACTTAGTAAAGCGTTGCGTTGCCATTGCTGGTGATTCATTAGAAGTTAGAAATGGCTATGTATACATAAATGGTAAACAAAATGTATTACCAGATAGAGCACATTTACAATTTAGTTATCACGTACAACCAAAAACAAGTCAATTTAATCCAAAATACCTTAAAGATCGTTATGATATAACGGACGGTTTTGGAATCATAAATCAACAAAATACGTACTACTTTTCAGCAATCTCAGATGAAGCTTTGGCTAAGTTTAAGAATCATCCCAATGTTGCAAGTATTACACCAAATAAACGAGAAAAAGGCGTAAGAGATCCTAATATTTTTCCACATGACCCCAATTACAAGTGGAATGTTGATTTCTTTGGTCCTTTGTACATCCCTGAAGAAGGAAAAACAATCGATATAAACTTAGAAGTTTTACCATTATACAAACGGGTCATTACCGAATACGAAGGCAATACATTACGAGTAGAAGGAAATCAGATTTTTATAAACGGAGAAGTTGCAAACACCTATACTTTTAAGCAAAACTACTACTGGATGATGGGTGATAACCGTCATAACTCTATTGATGCACGTGCTTGGGGCTTTGTTCCTTTTGACCATGTTGTTGGTAAACCTGTATTTATTTGGATGAGTTGGGATGGTTTAAAAAATCCACGCTGGGAACGTTTCTTTACAACTGTAAGTGGAAGCGGCAAGGCAACCTCTTTCCTTATTCCATTTCTTGTTTTATTATTTGGATGGATTGGATTTAGCAAATGGCGAGCACGTAAAAAAGCGAATAGTTAA
- the dapB gene encoding 4-hydroxy-tetrahydrodipicolinate reductase — MNIALLGYGKMGKTIEQIAIKRGHNIILTVDKDDKDYDITKADVAIDFSIPTVAFGNISNCINNQVPVISGTTGWLDNYDKAVALCKEKKGAFIYASNYSLGVNIFFELNKTLAKMMSTLKQYNVSMEEIHHTQKLDAPSGTAISLANDIISQHTSYDKWKLDESDATTIPIVAKRIEDVPGTHSVNYESEVDTISIEHIAHTRQGFALGAVIAAEWIAGKTGVFTMNNVLNIG; from the coding sequence ATGAATATAGCTTTACTTGGTTACGGAAAAATGGGAAAAACCATTGAACAGATTGCCATCAAGCGAGGACATAATATTATATTAACTGTCGACAAAGACGATAAAGATTATGATATTACAAAAGCAGATGTGGCCATAGACTTTAGTATTCCAACGGTAGCATTTGGTAATATATCTAACTGTATAAACAATCAAGTACCAGTTATTTCCGGAACAACGGGTTGGTTAGATAATTACGATAAAGCCGTAGCTTTATGTAAAGAAAAAAAAGGGGCTTTCATTTATGCTTCAAATTATAGTTTAGGAGTTAACATTTTTTTCGAGCTTAATAAAACGCTTGCTAAAATGATGAGTACCCTTAAACAATACAATGTTAGTATGGAAGAAATTCACCATACACAAAAACTAGACGCACCTAGTGGCACAGCCATTTCTCTGGCAAACGATATTATTTCGCAACATACTAGTTATGATAAGTGGAAATTAGATGAAAGTGATGCAACGACCATCCCTATAGTTGCAAAGCGCATTGAAGATGTTCCTGGAACTCATTCAGTTAATTACGAAAGCGAAGTAGACACTATTTCTATAGAACATATAGCGCATACAAGACAAGGATTTGCTTTAGGTGCGGTAATTGCAGCAGAATGGATCGCAGGTAAAACTGGTGTATTCACAATGAATAATGTGTTAAATATTGGTTAA
- a CDS encoding DUF6122 family protein, with the protein MLQTTVHYGCHILIPLAVALIWYKPYWKLAFFIMFSGMSIDLDHLLANPVFDPNRCSINFHPLHSYYAMAVYLILLLPKKTRLIGLGLVIHIIADIVDCSFM; encoded by the coding sequence ATGCTGCAAACTACGGTTCATTATGGATGTCATATTTTAATTCCTTTAGCAGTAGCCTTAATTTGGTATAAACCCTATTGGAAACTAGCCTTTTTTATTATGTTTTCTGGAATGTCTATCGATTTAGACCACTTACTTGCCAATCCTGTTTTTGATCCTAATAGATGTAGTATTAATTTTCATCCACTCCACTCCTATTATGCCATGGCAGTGTATCTTATCCTTTTACTTCCGAAGAAAACACGTTTAATTGGCTTAGGCTTAGTTATACATATCATAGCAGATATAGTGGATTGTTCGTTTATGTAA
- a CDS encoding rhomboid family intramembrane serine protease has protein sequence MMRISETVKHLLIINVIMFIGTLAIGEGVLFYDWFAMHFPKNEVFQPWQIITHMFMHGSPTHILFNMFGLWMFGTPVEQVLGSKRFLFIYISAGLGAVAMQTGYSYYEFNSGLNLITEAGFPHSEIMNALSANKNLLATNLADVISVDQLKAFQDAYYTPMVGASGCLMGIMAAFGMMNPNAELMMIFLPIPIKAKYFIPGIILIDLISGIRGQSIFGYGNIAHFAHVGGAITGFLIMWYWKKTQFNRNRWN, from the coding sequence ATGATGAGGATTTCAGAAACGGTTAAACACCTATTAATCATTAATGTGATTATGTTTATCGGTACTTTAGCTATAGGAGAAGGTGTTTTGTTTTACGATTGGTTTGCTATGCATTTCCCTAAGAATGAGGTATTTCAGCCTTGGCAAATAATAACACATATGTTTATGCATGGTAGTCCTACACATATTCTTTTTAATATGTTTGGTTTATGGATGTTTGGTACGCCAGTGGAGCAAGTTTTGGGCTCCAAACGTTTTTTATTTATTTATATTTCTGCAGGGTTAGGTGCTGTAGCCATGCAAACAGGGTATTCCTATTATGAATTTAATTCAGGATTGAATCTAATAACTGAGGCTGGTTTTCCTCATTCGGAGATTATGAATGCTTTGAGTGCTAATAAGAATTTATTAGCAACCAATTTGGCAGATGTTATTTCTGTGGATCAATTAAAAGCTTTTCAAGATGCTTATTATACCCCTATGGTTGGAGCTTCTGGTTGCCTTATGGGGATTATGGCCGCTTTTGGTATGATGAATCCTAATGCAGAACTTATGATGATATTTTTGCCAATTCCTATTAAGGCAAAATATTTTATTCCTGGAATTATTTTAATTGATTTGATTTCAGGTATAAGAGGGCAATCAATTTTTGGATATGGAAATATTGCTCATTTTGCACACGTAGGTGGCGCTATAACAGGTTTTTTAATTATGTGGTATTGGAAAAAAACACAGTTTAATAGAAATCGTTGGAATTAA
- a CDS encoding endonuclease/exonuclease/phosphatase family protein has protein sequence MKKLSFINKIIYFINVIVAVLLLFSFALPFLPPKTFSILSVLNLGVSLLILINVLFFLYWLIKLKKQLILSLFVLCVGYISFGSLYKFSSSKTIESPNNIRVMNYNVRLFNLYNWIPEKRIENKIVDFIKTQNPDILSIQEYHPHKNIDLSFFKHKYEKLSGNKTKYGQAIFSQYPIVNSGSIEFPDTANNAIFADILKGNDTIRVYNIHLESLRINTNVETLKNEDSERLFNRIGATFKMQQFQTELFLLHKKQCKYKMIICGDFNNTTFSYVYRKIKSDLNDTFKEAGNGFGRTYDFRFFPIRIDFIFADNAFSVNGFKTFNAHYSDHYPIMTTLSLGKQ, from the coding sequence ATGAAGAAACTAAGTTTTATTAATAAAATTATTTATTTCATAAATGTAATTGTGGCTGTTTTGCTGCTATTTTCATTTGCCTTACCTTTTTTACCACCAAAGACATTTTCTATATTATCAGTACTAAATTTGGGTGTTTCACTTTTAATACTAATTAATGTATTATTCTTTTTGTATTGGTTAATAAAGCTTAAAAAGCAATTAATATTATCATTATTTGTCCTTTGTGTCGGGTATATTTCTTTCGGCTCTTTATATAAGTTTTCTTCTTCAAAAACTATAGAAAGTCCGAATAATATAAGAGTGATGAATTACAATGTTAGGCTATTTAATCTCTATAATTGGATTCCTGAAAAACGTATTGAAAACAAAATTGTCGATTTTATTAAGACACAAAATCCAGATATTTTAAGTATTCAAGAGTATCATCCTCATAAAAATATTGATCTTTCTTTTTTTAAGCATAAATATGAAAAGCTTTCTGGGAACAAAACAAAATATGGGCAAGCTATTTTCTCGCAATACCCTATTGTGAATTCTGGTTCGATTGAGTTCCCGGACACAGCTAACAATGCTATTTTTGCCGATATTCTTAAAGGAAATGATACCATTAGGGTTTATAATATCCATTTAGAATCGTTGCGAATAAATACTAATGTTGAAACCCTTAAGAATGAAGATTCCGAACGCCTTTTTAATCGTATTGGAGCCACTTTTAAGATGCAACAATTTCAAACGGAGTTATTTTTATTGCATAAAAAGCAATGCAAGTATAAGATGATTATTTGTGGTGATTTTAATAATACAACATTCTCTTATGTGTATAGGAAAATTAAAAGCGATTTAAATGATACGTTTAAAGAAGCTGGTAATGGATTTGGACGTACTTATGATTTTAGATTTTTCCCTATAAGAATTGATTTTATTTTCGCAGATAATGCATTTTCCGTAAATGGTTTTAAGACTTTTAACGCGCATTATTCAGATCATTACCCTATTATGACAACACTTAGTTTAGGTAAACAGTAA
- a CDS encoding ParB/RepB/Spo0J family partition protein translates to MAKATKKQALGRGLSALLKDPENDIQSVQDKNADKVIGNIVELDIDSIEVNPFQPRTNFSEESLRELASSIKELGIIQPITVRKLDFNNYQLVSGERRFRASKSIGLKTIPAYIRIANDQESLEMALVENIQRQDLDPIEIALSYQRLIDEINLTQEQMSERVGKKRSTIANYLRLLKLDPIIQTGMRDGFISMGHGRAIINIEDTTVQLDIYEKILSNKLSVRETENLVRNFNDTQEVNVVPKKEQTQDTPKFIKKGISTFSEYFGHKIDVKVSKNGKGKITIPFHSEEDFNRIKKLIDSAK, encoded by the coding sequence ATGGCTAAGGCAACAAAAAAACAAGCTTTAGGAAGAGGTTTATCTGCATTATTAAAAGACCCTGAAAACGATATTCAATCGGTTCAGGATAAAAATGCTGATAAAGTTATTGGGAATATAGTTGAATTAGATATTGACTCTATTGAAGTTAATCCTTTTCAGCCACGTACTAATTTTAGTGAAGAATCATTACGTGAATTAGCATCTTCTATAAAAGAATTAGGGATCATTCAGCCGATAACAGTTAGGAAATTAGATTTTAATAACTATCAGCTAGTTTCTGGGGAACGTCGTTTTAGAGCTTCTAAATCAATAGGTTTAAAAACTATTCCTGCCTATATTAGAATTGCCAATGACCAAGAGTCGTTAGAAATGGCATTGGTTGAAAACATTCAACGTCAAGACTTAGATCCTATTGAGATTGCCTTATCATATCAGCGTTTAATTGATGAAATTAATTTAACGCAAGAGCAAATGAGTGAGCGTGTAGGAAAGAAACGTTCTACCATTGCAAATTATCTGCGCTTATTAAAACTTGATCCAATTATTCAAACGGGAATGCGTGATGGTTTCATTTCTATGGGACATGGACGCGCAATCATTAACATTGAAGACACAACCGTTCAATTGGATATTTATGAAAAAATACTATCCAATAAACTTTCTGTTAGAGAAACTGAAAACCTGGTTCGTAACTTTAATGACACTCAAGAAGTAAACGTTGTTCCTAAAAAAGAACAGACTCAAGACACCCCTAAATTCATAAAAAAAGGTATTAGCACATTTTCTGAATACTTTGGACATAAAATTGACGTTAAAGTTTCTAAAAATGGAAAAGGAAAAATTACGATTCCATTCCATTCGGAAGAAGATTTTAATCGTATTAAAAAACTAATTGACAGTGCCAAGTAA
- a CDS encoding WbqC family protein — protein MDIIIHPTYFPDIAHFVAFVKAKVIVFETDDNFLKQTYRNRTHIYGANGKLTLNIPVIHSQKNRQKYRDVKIFNEEKWQSLHWKSLLSAYRTSPFFEYYEDELQPLFNIKADFILDFNLKCLEVVCDCLQLELNTSKSEIFQKTVKDKTDFRNLVNAKKEPYQNFDIYTQVFSNKHGFISNLSILDLLFNEGPNALNYLESQTIITP, from the coding sequence ATGGACATAATTATACATCCGACATACTTCCCAGATATCGCTCACTTTGTAGCATTCGTAAAAGCAAAAGTAATCGTATTTGAAACCGATGATAATTTTCTAAAACAAACCTATCGAAATCGTACACATATTTATGGAGCTAATGGTAAACTTACCTTAAACATTCCTGTAATCCATTCTCAAAAAAATCGTCAAAAATATCGTGATGTAAAAATTTTTAATGAAGAAAAATGGCAAAGTCTACATTGGAAATCATTACTTTCTGCATATAGAACATCCCCTTTTTTTGAATATTACGAAGACGAGCTTCAACCATTATTTAATATTAAAGCGGACTTTATTCTAGATTTTAACCTTAAATGTCTTGAAGTAGTTTGCGATTGTTTGCAATTGGAATTAAATACTTCTAAATCTGAAATTTTCCAAAAAACAGTTAAAGATAAAACAGACTTTAGGAATTTAGTAAATGCAAAAAAAGAGCCCTATCAAAATTTTGACATCTATACTCAAGTATTTAGTAATAAACATGGTTTTATATCTAACCTAAGTATTTTAGATTTGCTCTTTAATGAAGGCCCAAATGCCCTAAACTATTTAGAATCTCAAACCATAATAACACCATAA